The Musa acuminata AAA Group cultivar baxijiao chromosome BXJ1-8, Cavendish_Baxijiao_AAA, whole genome shotgun sequence genomic sequence ctttcttattttttgtcCTTATGTTAATCTTTATTTGTTGGTATTTTAATTCAGTTGATTCTGGCTTCAATTTGGCAGGATTCCAGTAGAATAGGAGGAAACATGAGCCATAGTCGCCAGATGGAAGTTCATTATATAGATACTGGATTTCCCTACACTGTTACAGAGAGCTTTATGGATTTGTTTGAAGGCCTTATGTATCCTCAGACCGATGCCAATTCAGCAGAAGTTTTTCAGGATCAGGTAGTTAAAGTAATGTAGCAGTTCCATGGCTGTCCGTATTAACTTAAATTGATCTTATTCTTTGCTCACACCAGTTACTGAATGTATGAATTTTAGAGttgacattgggtttttttgtcAATTGCAGCAAAAAGCTGATCCAGATTAATTTTGTTTTTGTGGCATTTAATTTTTGAATTCTGTAAATTCAATGGTTAAGTGTTATTAGGTTTGCAATATCTATAAATACTTTGGAAGATTAAACTACTTTGGCACTATATTTGTTGTAATTATGAATGCATTAATGCTAATATAGTAATGTTTCAAAAAGAGAAAATGGTTTCACATCCTTTCTTAGGTAACTTTTCACCTTTCTATTCAAATTGATGATCACTTGGCTTGCAAAAAAGGAAAACACATGGATTCATCCATTTCCTTTTTCCGAAAGGAGATACAAATTTTCAGAGATATTTGTATTAGCCTAGTATGAGGCTCCAGCCAATGTGGGTTATGGTTTTATTTAGTGTATTCTTGATGATGTTTTCTGCCATCACTTAAATGTCACTGTGAAGCTTAATTACCCAACTTATCACTTTATGCCTCATCCAGTTCTCATTCTTGGAGGAATTGGTTTCATTTTCTTTCCCATATTTTAGGAGTAAAACTTGTAAATCAATAGCAATTTGGTGGTTTGTGGTAATCTGCATAATTCTTAAATTGGTGATCATATGCAGGGAAATGCATATCACTCAacagttcatacaagctcattcaagtATGGGTTTTCTAGTGCAGCTAGTGATTCATATTACAGTTTCGGCCATGCGTATGAGATAAATTGTTTTACTCCACAATTAGACGCAGCAAGGAGGATGTGGGATGACCCTGCCCCATTGAACATATTTGACTCACCACAACTATTTCTGCATGGGAATTTAGGTGTGGAAACAAGAACACCTAGTGCCGAAGAATGTAAGTTAGACCTGGCTTTTCTGTTTATCATGTctgccatatccatttagtatacctGCTTGAAATTTGTTAAATCATGGAGACAACTCTGGGATTATGTGTCCACTTCTGAGATCCATGGTGATACTTTGTATTATTGATCTAATGCTTAATACTTTTGTTGTATTGGTTTGAGGCCACATGTGCTTTTCAAGTAACTCCTTTTGAATAGTGAAATCTCCAGCCATGCAACTTACATGCTGTTTTAGTGATGTCTTCTTTCTGATTTGTGTTACTCACCAAACATTCAACTTCACATGCCTGTAATTCTATCTACCATCTGTGTGTTGCTATTGTGTGTCAACCATATCATATCCATGTGAATTTGCTATTGTTTAGGAACCATCAAGGATGTTCCATATATATAGTTCACTTTTTGTTTAATGCATGTATTGAGATGCTCATGTTGTTCAAATACTCAGAGATTTGGTTGTAAATCCTACCGAAAAGGAATCTACTGACTATAGAACTCATTGGAAGGGTGCTAAAGGCATCATCTAAGGAAAGAGGACTAAATTAGCATATGATATAGGAATttgaaaatacttgaaatgtattATATTGAAAAAAACTAAGTTCACATATGGAGTCCCAACAGTGTTCACCTCATATGGATGAAACTTACTGTTTTGATAGGTTGCGAAGATTGAAACAGAGGGGTCTTGGTTCTTGTTACATAGTCTGCTCCCTTATCTGAAATTTGGACCTTTTAAACCAAGCAAACCTTTTCTGAATCCACTCCAGTTCTCTATATTTTAGAACTGAGttccgagtctttgacactatggTTACATGTCAGAAATGTGAAAGATTGCACAACCGCAATCTCCTTCCTAAAGGACTACCCACCACTCTACCACATATGTTCATCAGAGATGAAGCTGGAGCAGATCAAAAGTAACGTGCTATCCTTCTATTGCAAAATCAACCAGTTCCATCTTTTTTTTATTCActtttttgttctttgtttcagTGGCAAACTGACTGCTGGCTAGAACAACAAGATACATTTCAAGCTGATTCTCACCCTTTGTGCTGTCGGAACTTGAATTTAGTAAATTGGATAAATCTCACCTGAGTTGAACCTAACCTGTTCTTTAGTGGTGTAGAAAACTTAAAATTGAACCCAACCCACCTAATGTACAGTAACTTTACCCGGTCACATGACctatttattaaacatattgtgtCCCATTGGATGATCCAAAACATAGCACAATTAATGGCTTGCATCATGATTTGTTTCACTTGCATGACCTAGCTTGACATGTTGAACACCACTGAACTATTCTTGACATGAATTGTCCAGACTCCAGAGTCGAATGACCTAAACCAGACACATTTGAGATCATATCCTGAAAAAATGGTTTCACATTGAACTCGGCTATTAAAAGGGTCAGTTTGGGTAAGTAAAATCAGTTTTCTAGCCTGAACATAACTTGTTATTGATTGGGTTAATCATGTAAACCTATTTATGGCCCAGCACATCTAAGCTCATATCAGACCTGCTAAATCCATGTTAGATTGGCATGTCAGTCCAAAAATTTTTATCAGAATAAAAAGAGGGCATTCCAAACTGCTTAGAAAATGATCGAGCAAGGATGAGCACATTGAGCAATGCTATTTTAGTTCATGTACATTCTAAGGTGACTTGTATTTTAACATCATTCACCTATCAGTGGTAACATGAGTAATCTGAAAAAGTCTGATCAATATGAACCAGCATGCATATGCAAGTCCATCTTTGGAGAGTTATGATGATGTAGTATCAAGGGTGATTAAGGACTTGGTGCTTGCTTTCTTCTTTGGTTTTTTATCATGTTCCTAGAAAACTGACTGCATGGTGAATCTGAACAAGTTCTTGGCCACTGAACTAGTGATGGAATTGAAGGTCTGTTAGTCATTAGTTTATATGCATAATGCTCTAAGCTCTTCTTTTTTAATCATAGGCATTCAGGTGCGAGAGAATACAAATGATGGTGCAAATGGTGGTCAGGTTAGGAGCTCTTTCATATGCTTTATAGTTTCAACTATAAATTATGTTATTATCAAATCTTTTAGTTTGGAACTTCTTTTGTACGTTCTTTCATACCTCAGTAATCAGTTAATGCTGATATTTTTTGTTCATCGAATACCATTAGCTATGAAGCTCTAGTTGTGTTGTTTGTCCACAAATTTGGATTTCTGTAATTCAGTCAAGACATCTTGGACCAAGTCTCACATACTCTGGAAGCCCATTCCAGCtgagaatcaagattcatttctattcattaattagtttcatcagggTTGTCAGTAAAAATGTTATAATTGCCAACTACCATGCTATCAAAGTATATATTAATTTTCGTTATTACTGTTGCTTGTTGGTTATTCATTTGCTATGCAATTGAGATAGAACTGGATGATTACTAAATTTTGCATTTGTTTTATAAATATTGATGGAACGTCTAAAAATATGAGTATTTGTTGATTGTTGCAACTAGCTTATGACATCAGATTATTGCTTTTCCGATCATCATGAAATAGATAATCTGAATTCGGCTTATATGTTGCTACGATAAACTTTCCTCATTGTCGATTGGCTGGTTGTACCCAATTAAGCTAATTCCTTCCACAAAACCTGGAAGCATGATCCTTAGGATTAGGTGGTAACTTATCACTGCCTCACACTTCTGAACCCACCTTTGTATATCCAGTGTTTCGCTGATTTCAGTGCAGAAGAGCCaacatcattttatttatttttaattattgtttTTGTTAGCATACCTAGAGAATCAACGTCTTTAATCATAGATTTAGGCTCTGTTTACAGAGTCTTATCAGCGCACAACGAATTTGATCTGCAGGACATCAAATAAGTAGATGCCTTTCAGATTAAAATTAAAAAGCAGCATCTAATGAGGACACTTTCACTGTACTAGTTTCTTCTTGCTAAATTAGATTATCACCCAACCTGGCACAATATTTTTAATCCTTAAATCTCATGCTCAAGATCATTATATATGAAGCCAAAATTTGATTATCGAGAAGAAAAGACAAGTTGGTTATAAGAGCAAAAACTGCCTGTAGGACTGTATCCTATAGCCttaatttagaaaatttttgATATGACTATTGATAATGTTAATATCCAACTTCTGATGTTATGACTTTAGATGTGTATTTCTTAGTCGTTGGAATGGAGGTAGTCAACAACATCCTATCAATCTATTAAGATGAAGTACAAAGCACTGGAGAATTATCTACAAGGTTCAATTTCATCTCCTCTGAAACAAATTTTATCCTAATTATCTTTCTGGGAGCATACTGTGATTAATGACATCATGGCGACAATGCACGAGACatcaaagcttaaaagagagctgaaAGACATGATTGAGCTTCAGAGAGTTCATTTAGGTTGTGCAGTACAATTGCAACAGTATGTCATCTGGAGAATTTACACTGTACTGATGGCATGCGGGCACATCTTTATGAGAAATTTAATTTGTGCTAGCATGTGTTACTGGTGCTGCATGTGGTGAATATTAGAACCTTGCGGGAGATATATGTGTTAGTTTCACAAGGAACACATCTTCCTTGTTGACTGTAGTTAAAGAACACTCATCATAGTTTTCCACTATAGAGAACTAGAAAATGAAGGCTGATAATGCTGCTGCTTTCTTTATTCTTGCATCAATGTTCTGTAAGATTTGCAAATATATTTTCTCATTGCTTTTGCTTGGCTTAGTATATATTCAGTTATTCTCATGATTTTAAGCACAACTTTGTTTTCATTTGTTAAATAAGGGGATTGTTTTGTACTCCTTTTTCATAGCTTTACTTGTGCACTTTAATTGATTAATCCTATTCTTTTGTGGTTGCAGGCTGTTTGGCAGGACAACATAGACCCAGACAACATGACATATGAGGTTTTCCATTGATCTCATCGATTTTTTCTAATGTCTTATATTCCTTTATGAACATACTAGATCTTGGTATTCACTTATGTGATTTATCAAGATAATAATTTTCTGATGAATGAATGTTCACCAAACAACTAATGACAAGTTTACATTGACATTTTGCATATGTTCTATGTTTTTTGGTTTAAATATTATGTGGAGGGATTATCAGAGCAATGCTTGCAGGAAGGACTGTCTTCAGATGATAGATGACACCACAATTTAGTCCCATATCAGATAGGAAGGAGATTTAAATTGATCTATAAAGCTAGACTGGACTAATCCTGTTAATAACACCATAAAAGCCAATTCTATTTGCTGATCTAATCACTTGTCACTCCCAGTTGTAAAGGACATTCACGACTTTAATATTGACTAATATTTTAGTTACCATCCAAGCAAATCATCCAGCTGGAGAATCTAATTTATATGTAGGCATCTGATATTTCTACCATTTATGATAGATTATGCATTTTCAATTTTAATGGTATTCTGGAGGTGTAAGAATGGCCAAATATTAAATTTGCCTAGTAGTTTACACTAATGTTCTTTATATTTCAATCTTGTGTTAGTTTGCATTTGCAAGAGACCTTTATAGTCATTCTTCAATAATTTGGAAGAGCTCTTGTGATGCCTATATGTTGGACGAGTACATGTAGTATCTCAAACTATCAGGATCTACATGTCCATCTCTCATTTCAACCAGTCCTGTTACTGCATGTACATATCATTATAGTTGAACTTGCATGCACACTAATATTCAGGACACAGATTTGGTCATTATTGAAAACAGGAGCACCATTTAGAATGAATAAGATATTTTACAGAATTATTATTAATGCAAGTAATAATGGGTAGAGGAAAATAATTGTTCCTCTTGGTACACTACAAGGCCTGTTATTTGCTCTCAGAGCATAATAGTGTTTCATATTTATTGGTATTGTTAGTACTTTTCTCAAAGTTTTTGCCATTCTCATCCGGCATCAGTAATTTTCCTTTGGAGTATGCTTTTCACATTGGCATATCAAATTTAAACTTTGGAATTTAGCATGCAATAACCTGTTGGTCACTCTTCAGGTTCTTTTTATTCCCCTTGATTAAAATATCTGAACATTTTTATCAATTATCAAAATAATAAACAGGAGTTACTTGATTTGGGTGAGGCAGTTGGAACACAAAGCCGTGGTCTTTCTCAAGATCATATTTCTTCACTTCCTGTCTCGAAATACAAGTGTGGCTTCTTTTCTAGGAAAAAATCTCAGGGGGAGAGGTAAAGTTCTGGTTCTTATGTTTGTTTAGATGATGAAGATTCTTGTCTTTGTTTGCtacacatgaaaaaaaaaaaatagagcctCGAACTCCCATATGATTCCTGATTTGTATATGTAGTTTAATGGACAGATTCAAATACCGATTGTATATGGTGAGCAATGActggtatttactggtccaaccAAGGAGCAGTATCGGACTACAGTATCGGACCATATGGTTCCATaccatattatttttgttatttttgtgGACACTGGATGGTATGAGTTGATATACTACCCGGTATACTGTTATTGTACCAGTCTGTTAGATTACCGAAACTGGCATTGGACCCCAAGTTAAATCCTTGGTTTAATGTGATTCACCTCATATCTCCTATTGCATTGGTTCACatttattggatttaaaatcTTTTAGCAATTTTTTTTCTAGGAATAATCCCAGCCTGCAATGCTGGTATTGCATTTGGATCAATCTTAATTTTGACGGGTTGATGTTTTGGAACATTTAAAGtagttttttttgggggggggggggggggtggggggggaggAATGAACAAAGGAAACATAATGATAGTGCCTGATCTTTTGTGTTGGATTTGCAACTTGTTGATTCACTGTGAGCCCACTAATGCTGCATTCATCAGTCCAGACTCCACACCTCATTACCATTATAGATTGCATTGTTTGGTAAAAGCAACAACTGGAAGCATATAAAGGGTACTAATGCTTGTAGGAGTAGCATCTGGTTGTAAGCATATAAAGGGTATTAATGCCAAGCTTTTACTCTGAAGATCATGGTGTTTTGCAATGTACCATGCTTCTTTTGTTGTTACCACCAGATCATGTCTCTCAAACCAAATTTTCTTTCTAGCACTCGTTTAAATGGAGCAGAATGTTGATTTGTATGAAAACGTATAAAGATGGATTTAAGTGATATTTAAGTGATAGGATCAGCCTTCCCCTTGTAACATAACCTACACACGAAGATTACCAAGCCATCTGTAATTCGTCTTTGGTTTTGGTTAACTACGACTCTTTACATTTATTCTTGAAGTGGACCaaatttttatatgaaatatCTACCATTAACTTCATTTGAAATTTCTGAAAGTCCTAAAATTACTTTATATGTGCCAGATGCATCATTTGCCAGATGAACTACAAGAGAGGGGATAGACAAATTACTCTACCATGCAAGCATGTCTATCATGCTAATTGCGTGACACAGTGGCTTAGCATAAACAAGGTTAGCAAGGATTTCACTTTGTCAGTTAATACAACTTTGTGTATCTCCCGGGTGTAACCGATCAGATATTTTCCTCTTGTAGGCATGTCCAGTTTGCTTGGTGGAGGTCTCAGTTGAGGAGCCTAGGCGTCAATGAATTCTAGTTGGCGACTCGCACGGAAGTTTTTGGCTATTTTCATCACTTAAAATtgcatctctttttcttttttttgcttccCTTTTCTATTTCATCTTCATGTTTGCAAACATGGAACTGGACCAGTTACACTGTTCTCCTTCTGTCTGGTGTGGCGCAAGGATCATGGTAGGTTATGATCAAGTAAATGCATTTAGGCCCATGTTATTTGGATTCTGTTTGGCCCTAAAAGATTCTGCTGCTTTAGTTATGTGTTATCTTTTTACTAGGATATGTCCTTCATTTGATCTCTGACGACAGAGTTCCTCAGTTCTTGCTCCTAAGGATTTCATGCTTTACAGCTTTTGCAGACCACCCACTTGGCAATCCATCTGATGAGTAAAGGAAGTTAAAGATTCCTGAATTCATTTCCAGAGAATGCATGACGGAGGAGTCGTCATGACGATAAAGTTCTAACAAGCAGATGTCCATCTGCCCTAATATTTTGTGGTATCAATTCATAATATCAATCTTGTGTGTTGAATTGTCCATCTCATTGTTGATCTGTAGCTCCAGAGTCGATTGGTCTTGGAGATAAATCCGAGGTGCCAAATTTCTTGCCAAGACAAACACTGCATTATCTATGACTGTAGTCGGCACCCATCTCATATTGTTTGCGTGTgtttttagtttattattattattattattgaagtcAAGTCAAGCTACAATTGACTCTGCTGGTTTAGACCCAGTAATCCTTGTCCTGAATCCAAGCCTACCTGATTGATTGTGTGCTGACACAAATTTATTTGATTCGGACAATTTGTTACAGGGTTTCCATCCATCTTGACAAGATCAGAAGCAGCAGATGATGCCTCTCGAATTCAGGTTGTAGGTAAATTGTGATGCCACAGCTAAAGAATGTTTGAGACTTCCTATTTCCTATCATTTGTCTCCCAATTTAGCTTCATTCTTGTAGTATCTATTTCCTATCATGTTTACACCAGCAAAACACGGCATATTTCAGAGGAGAAAAACAAGCAAATAAATCCATGTTAATAAAAATCCTGAAGAAATAAAAGACATGTAATAACATTAACGGAGGTTGTTTCATAAGCTTTCTCAAGATTCATGCTAATGATAACACATATCctatatttaataattaattgCGACCACATCCATAGTCATGAAATCAAGAAGCAGTAGGAAACCAACACGGGTTCTCTGTGACAGTAGCATTGCAATATTAGTTTTGCCTACCAATTTGTTCTCCAAGATTTCAAAAGCAAGGCTGCCTTGATTTCACATACCAGAGATAGAATGACATGGAAGAAATTTTGATATAGTCTCCATGCCAAAAACCCCTTCTCAAGTAACTTTTTGCTTTGGACCATTGGAACAGAGGGAAGTGCATTTCCATGACTCATCTGAATGACAGCATACTACTAGTAAGAGTGAAACTGCATCTTCCACAATTGCCTACATTTGAATGACAAGAACAGCTGTAGATTAAACATAAAGGTTTAGATAAAAAAAAGTATGAGCATATATTACCAGTCACAACTGAAGGTCCAACAAGGTTGCTATTTTTGATGGACTGGCTAGGTGTTTCAATGATGCGACGATTGTTTACTCTTTCCTTGCTCGGTTCCGTGCAGCTCTGGCCGTGGTTGAATGCTCGGACTGAGAAAAACGGATAAAAATGTGCATAATCATAGTAACCATTAATAACGCTGCTGTGGTGAGTGCAACTCCTTTCCATGTTGACAAGAGTTCAGTCCATTTGAAGAATCTGAAGGTAGCATATGATAGGAGACTAAACCAAAATGCCACGACCTGTTCGACTCAAGTTAAATTATCAAGATAGGCAAAAGTGAGATCCAGAATGAGTCATCTAATAGCAAACTCAGTAGGAATGCTAGCATCTTTAGAGAACAAATTTATCACCTCAATTAAACAATCCATTCATTTGTGCAAAGATGATTTCCATTGTCCAGTTTCTTTAATCAGACAAAGTTCAGAGCaaatagagaagaaaaaaaacctggaatcatatcatatcatgataTTTGCAATATTAGACTCAAACGCACAGTCCATATCATACCATGACATCTGCAATATTAGACTAGAAACGTAAAGCCTTGGAATCGTGAGCTTCTCATAAGCAAAAAGCATTTTCAGCTACCTCATTATTCTCCTAGGTCATAAACTATCTAGACTAATACACCACAAGAGAGCTGCTTTGCACTGCAGCCTCATTGAACAAAGTTTCAACTTGGAAAAAAACAAAGTTGGATAGAGCCTCGATTTAatcattatatgatttttttgataATCCACTCATGAAGAAAGTCCTGTTATTCTTCAGATATAAAATGGGACAGAGATGAGAAAAACAGATCTACCATCATAATATTAGAAGACAATTGGGATCCATCTAAAACTCTATGCTGACATTTGCAGCTTCTTGGCTTTCTATCAACAGAGGCATTGTACAAAGACATACAATGCAACCCGAGAAAGCTGCTTTCTACTTGTTGAGGAGAGTTTCACCTTAGAGTGAAACAATTTGACAAACACATTATGATGTTGCAAGTTTACAATGTTAACGGTCTTATCTTGtaccaaatattttttttctttatataacTTGTTTTATTTATACTGCCAAGATGAGTAATATATTACCAGCAAAGACTTCATAGGCCGACCAATTTGTCTTTGTTCAATGCCAAAAGTACCCTCTGATTGGTATCTATCCAGTAAAGCATCCTGCCAGAGAAATAAGTTCAATGATACAATGAAAGGAACACAGATAAGAATCGTAAAGCAGCAGGACATCATTCAAAAAAGTGAAACCAAGAATATGTGACTAAATTGCACAATTTTAATCACCTAATAGAAACAAAAGATCCTCAGAACTCTCATAAAGCAATGTGAGAAAGAATACATGCCTTAGCCACAAATATGTCTTTACACCACTGTGCCACTCCCTCATCTGTTTCAGGCAGATCAGTCATTGCATGGCGCTTCATGTGGACATGTACCTGCAATCACATAAGTCTTAGACAAGAACAAACTTGAAAACAGATTTTGTTATGACATGATACCAGTCCCTTATTTTTCTGTTTTTAATAAATCATTGATAGATCTTAATAGCTTTCTCTCTCACCTCTTCCCCtagcctcctcctcttccttcgccatctcctattcttctcctttTCCACCTCCTCCTgtttatcttcctctccttctctttcaCTATCTCCTCCTTTTCTCTGCTCCCTCCTCTTCTCCTAGTTCTCTACTCCTCCGCcgctacctcctcctcctctacctcCGGATTGTCAGCACCTCTTTGTCATTCACATCACTGCCACTTTGTCCTCGCTGGTGTCACCATTGCTGCCTCTTCATCCCCTCTTAcctcccccaccccacccccttGGGTGTATGTGTGCGTGCAGGGCCAGGGGAGTAACAAGTACCAACTGGTACCAACCCATTACTGAATGTTGTTACACACGTGTATGGTACTATACCTGTCTAGTTATGGACCAGTTTTGAAACCAAACCAAGAATTTAGTCCATGCCTTCTGACTTCTGATATACTTTTAACTTACATCAAATCTACAAGATGGCTATTACAGTAACATAGAAATATCATCCATCCAGTAGCAATCACAAATAGCATAAGAAATTAACTTTAGATCAAAATGATTAAGCAGTTCCAATGAGATCAACCATTAGTTATAGTTATACCCACAACTCAGTTCTCTCAGAAATTATCTAAACTTCAATTTCCATAGGAACACATACTTATCTTAAATTGATAACAGTTCTCTCATAAATTAACTAAACATCTATTTCCCAAGGAAATCTTGAACTTATCTTAAATTGATAACCATGATACAGAAGTAACATATGCATATCAATCACATGTTACTCAGTGTAGCCCTATCAATAATTCTTTGCTCCTTGACATCCAAAATTTCAGAATCTGAGTTTCTTGGCCTTCAAATAAATCCAAGTATTTTTAGATGCATTGCCTAAAGGCAACAGTGAACTGGGTTAGGGAGACACATAATGATAGTGCATAATTTAGGATACATACCACTGAAGATTGCCCTTTCAGAATCCTAAGCATCGTTGGTGGAGGTTGATCAGAAGGAATAGCTACTGTTACGTCATAGATAGCAGGAACAAAAGGGCGCATGATGCTTACTGCTGAAACAAAACCCTGAAGACTAAACACATGtcaatacatatatagatatttcaatctatactaATCAAACCACAGAGATACAAAAGAGTTTGCTATCACAATAGGAGATAAATATTGAGTATTCTGCTTTTGCATATCACCCCATCTTGTATCTAAGATATTCAAGCAATAGAGCTAGTTTCAAGATCATCAAACACAGAGATAAAACCAA encodes the following:
- the LOC103995780 gene encoding E3 ubiquitin-protein ligase BIG BROTHER; this translates as MDSSRIGGNMSHSRQMEVHYIDTGFPYTVTESFMDLFEGLMYPQTDANSAEVFQDQGNAYHSTVHTSSFKYGFSSAASDSYYSFGHAYEINCFTPQLDAARRMWDDPAPLNIFDSPQLFLHGNLGVETRTPSAEECIQVRENTNDGANGGQAVWQDNIDPDNMTYEELLDLGEAVGTQSRGLSQDHISSLPVSKYKCGFFSRKKSQGERCIICQMNYKRGDRQITLPCKHVYHANCVTQWLSINKACPVCLVEVSVEEPRRQ